A genomic stretch from Lathyrus oleraceus cultivar Zhongwan6 chromosome 2, CAAS_Psat_ZW6_1.0, whole genome shotgun sequence includes:
- the LOC127123324 gene encoding uncharacterized protein LOC127123324: MKRDWANLDSLALNLILEKSIEPTYHIWFGSVCKNWHSVSKLNHHYNIQFRSNMLPMLMIPSEKSAEKRKLYSVVANRVYPFELTMLNKKRCCGSSYGWLATVDADNIITWVTLSVDPITSPDDYVVAAIYTNRGVLAFIKAGQEVWTYIQENDHFGFIDITFYKGLVYAVDRWKKIVSFELCYSSDPHDIFGRERRNPNVVLETSEDEIYSPLTYLVKSLEGELWMVRRFITREEDNINKGTKNFHVFKLVLDDKGEKLIHLLKLESLGDNILFVGDGDSTSISASYFSNSLQKDLIYYSDNYFDDEPNPYPEGPFDLGIYNVKWESFDLHCHYKSYFKAMSPPIWVVPPFQLD, translated from the exons ATTCCCTTGCTCTGAATTTGATTCTTGAGAAGTCAATAGAACCAACCTATCACATTTGGTTTGGTTCTGTCTGCAAAAATTGGCACTCAGTTTCAAAGCTTAATCATCACTACAACATCCAATTTAGAAGTAATATGCTGCCTATGCTAATGATCCCTTCAGAGAAGAGCGCAGAGAAGCGAAAATTGTATAGTGTTGTAGCAAATAGAGTGTATCCCTTTGAGTTGACGATGCTTAACAAAAAGAGATGTTGTGGCTCAAGCTATGGATGGCTTGCAACAGTGGATGCAGATAATATCATAACATGG GTTACTTTGTCTGTGGACCCTATTACAAGTCCAGATGATTATGTTGTTGCAGCAATTTATACTAATCGTGGTGTTTTAGCTTTTATCAAAGCTGGACAAGAGGTTTGGACATACATCCAAGAAAACGACCATTTTGGTTTCATTGATATTACATTCTACAAGGGTTTGGTTTACGCGGTAGATCGTTGGAAAAAAATTGTCTCTTTTGAACTTTGTTATTCAAGTGATCCTCATGACATTTTTGGTAGGGAAAGAAGAAATCCAAATGTTGTTTTAGAAACAAGTGAAGATGAAATTTATTCTCCTCTAACTTATCTAGTGAAATCTTTGGAGGGAGAGTTGTGGATGGTAAGAAGGTTTATAACTAGAGAGGAAGACAATATAAACAAAGGTACTAAAAATTTCCATGTATTTAAATTGGTATTAGACGATAAAGGTGAGAAGCTTATTCATTTGTTGAAACTTGAGAGTTTGGGAGATAATATTTTATTTGTGGGTGACGGTGATTCAACGTCTATATCAGCTTCATATTTCTCAAATTCTTTACAAAAAGATTTAATCTATTATTCTGATAATTATTTTGACGATGAACCTAATCCTTATCCTGAAGGTCCTTTTGATTTAGGAATCTATAATGTTAAATGGGAAAGTTTCGACCTTCATTGTCATTACAAATCTTACTTCAAAGCTATGTCACCTCCTATATGGGTTGTGCCACCATTTCAATTAGATTGA